Proteins from a single region of Streptomyces vinaceus:
- a CDS encoding bifunctional o-acetylhomoserine/o-acetylserine sulfhydrylase: MSQPIDAVTAGHTPDGEPAGAGTPAWSFETKQLHAGTAPDPATGARAVPIYQTTSFVFRDTRHAADLFSLAEPGNIYTRIHNPTQDALEQRVAALEGGVAAVALASGQAAETLALLNVASSGDHIVSSASLYGGTYNLFRHTLPRFGIEVSFVEDPDDLDAWRAAVRPHTKALFAETLGNPRGNVLDVRGVADVAHAAGLPLIVDNTVPTPYLLRPIEHGADVVVHSATKFLGGHGTTIGGVVVDAGTFDFGAHPERFPDFTEPDPSYHGLRYWPALGAGAYAVKLRVQLLRDLGPAIAPHSAFLLLQGVETLSLRLERHSSNALALAEWLERRDEVSAVHYPGLPSSRWYEAGRRYLPRGAGAVLSFELRGGVEAGRRFVDGLELFSHLANIGDVRSLVIHPASTTHSQLDEAQLAATGTTAGLVRLSVGIENAADLKADLEAGFRAAKAVS; the protein is encoded by the coding sequence ATGAGCCAGCCCATCGACGCCGTCACCGCAGGTCACACCCCCGACGGCGAGCCCGCCGGAGCCGGTACGCCGGCCTGGTCGTTCGAGACCAAGCAGCTCCACGCCGGCACCGCCCCCGACCCGGCCACCGGCGCCCGCGCGGTCCCGATCTACCAGACCACCTCCTTCGTCTTCCGTGACACCCGGCACGCCGCCGACCTCTTCTCCCTCGCCGAACCCGGCAACATCTACACCCGCATCCACAACCCCACCCAGGACGCCCTCGAACAGCGCGTCGCCGCCCTCGAAGGCGGTGTCGCCGCCGTCGCCCTCGCCTCTGGGCAGGCCGCCGAGACCCTCGCGCTCCTGAACGTGGCCTCGTCCGGCGATCACATCGTCTCCAGCGCCTCCCTCTACGGCGGCACGTACAACCTGTTCCGGCACACCCTGCCGAGGTTCGGCATCGAGGTGTCCTTCGTCGAGGACCCCGACGACCTCGACGCGTGGCGGGCCGCCGTACGGCCCCACACCAAGGCGCTGTTCGCCGAGACCCTCGGCAACCCGCGCGGCAACGTCCTCGACGTCCGGGGCGTGGCCGACGTCGCGCACGCGGCCGGCCTGCCGCTCATCGTCGACAACACCGTGCCCACCCCGTACCTGCTGCGCCCCATCGAGCACGGGGCGGACGTCGTCGTCCACTCGGCCACCAAGTTCCTCGGCGGGCACGGCACCACCATCGGAGGTGTGGTCGTCGACGCGGGCACCTTCGACTTCGGCGCGCACCCGGAGCGTTTCCCCGACTTCACCGAACCCGATCCCAGCTACCACGGCCTGCGTTACTGGCCCGCGCTCGGTGCGGGCGCGTACGCCGTCAAGCTGCGCGTGCAACTGCTGCGCGACCTCGGCCCCGCCATCGCACCGCACTCGGCGTTCCTGCTGCTCCAGGGCGTCGAAACGCTGAGCCTGCGGCTGGAGCGGCATTCCTCGAACGCCCTGGCGCTGGCAGAGTGGCTCGAAAGGCGCGACGAGGTGTCGGCGGTCCACTACCCCGGCCTGCCGTCGAGCCGCTGGTACGAGGCGGGGCGCCGCTACCTGCCGCGCGGCGCCGGGGCCGTCCTCTCGTTCGAGCTGCGCGGGGGCGTCGAGGCGGGCCGGCGGTTCGTGGACGGACTGGAGCTGTTCAGCCACCTCGCGAACATCGGTGACGTCCGCAGCCTCGTCATCCATCCCGCGTCCACCACCCACAGCCAGCTCGACGAGGCACAGCTCGCCGCGACGGGCACCACCGCGGGGCTCGTGCGCCTGTCGGTCGGCATCGAGAACGCGGCGGACCTGAAGGCCGACCTGGAGGCCGGCTTCCGCGCCGCGAAGGCAGTGTCCTGA
- a CDS encoding undecaprenyl-diphosphate phosphatase, with protein sequence MSTIGIGQAAVLGIVEGVTEFLPVSSTGHLKITEGLMGIPVDDKAVVAFTAVIQVGAIAAVLVYFFKDIVRIMTAWGRGLVNREERYHHDYKFAWWVIYATIPIVVVGLAAKPLIESTLASLWVVAGSLIVGSGLMWAADQMGRHKRGEDDTGLKDAMLVGCSQILALLFPGFSRSGATMSTGLILDLERVAATRLSFFLGIPALTGAGLYELKDAVGAGVDTLPLVVGTAVSFAVAYASIAWLLKFVAKHSFNAFVIYRIAVGILLFGLLGTGILAA encoded by the coding sequence TTGAGCACCATCGGTATCGGGCAGGCAGCGGTCCTCGGCATCGTCGAGGGGGTCACCGAGTTCCTGCCGGTCTCCTCGACCGGCCACCTGAAGATCACCGAGGGCCTGATGGGGATCCCCGTGGACGACAAGGCCGTCGTCGCCTTCACCGCGGTCATCCAGGTCGGAGCGATCGCCGCGGTCCTCGTCTACTTCTTCAAGGACATCGTGCGGATCATGACCGCCTGGGGACGCGGCCTCGTCAACCGCGAGGAGCGCTACCACCACGACTACAAGTTCGCCTGGTGGGTCATCTACGCCACCATCCCGATCGTGGTCGTCGGGCTCGCCGCGAAACCCCTCATCGAGAGCACCCTGGCCTCCCTGTGGGTGGTCGCCGGCTCCCTCATCGTCGGCAGCGGCCTCATGTGGGCCGCCGACCAGATGGGACGCCACAAGCGCGGCGAGGACGACACCGGCCTCAAGGACGCCATGCTGGTGGGCTGTTCGCAGATCCTCGCCCTGCTCTTCCCCGGCTTCTCCCGCTCCGGCGCCACCATGTCCACCGGCCTCATCCTCGACCTCGAACGCGTCGCCGCCACTCGCCTGTCCTTCTTCCTCGGGATCCCCGCCCTGACCGGCGCCGGACTCTACGAGCTCAAGGACGCCGTCGGCGCCGGAGTCGACACGCTGCCGCTGGTCGTCGGCACCGCCGTCTCCTTCGCCGTCGCCTACGCCTCCATCGCCTGGCTCCTCAAGTTCGTCGCCAAGCACTCCTTCAACGCCTTCGTCATCTACCGCATCGCCGTCGGAATCCTGCTCTTCGGACTCCTCGGCACCGGCATCCTCGCCGCCTGA
- a CDS encoding DUF1345 domain-containing protein: MSGKRSSDTDRSSPQEPGPKGGPRTERRWPMAAAVIASAVLTLLLPDDLRLGPRWALPLAEGLLLVVLISGDPGRISRRSTVLRSVAIALVVVLVGSAMWSTLQLIDDLIHGGHETNSADALLLAGGSVWATTVLAFSLLYFELDSGGPAARTHHMPPTPALAFPQHLSPELQAADWRPHYIDYLYLGFTNSTALSPTDVMPLAPWAKSVMTLQSVLSLMILGLVVARAVNVLA, translated from the coding sequence GTGAGCGGAAAGCGCTCGTCCGACACGGACCGTTCGAGCCCGCAGGAGCCGGGGCCGAAGGGCGGGCCCCGCACCGAGAGGCGCTGGCCGATGGCCGCAGCGGTCATCGCTTCCGCGGTGCTCACCCTGCTGCTGCCGGACGACCTGCGCCTTGGGCCCCGATGGGCGCTCCCCCTCGCAGAAGGCCTGCTGCTGGTGGTGCTGATCTCGGGAGACCCCGGTCGGATCAGCCGCCGCTCGACCGTCCTGCGCTCAGTGGCGATCGCCTTGGTCGTCGTACTCGTCGGCAGCGCCATGTGGTCGACCCTCCAACTGATCGACGATCTCATCCACGGCGGGCATGAGACCAACTCAGCCGACGCCCTTCTGCTGGCCGGTGGCAGCGTCTGGGCCACCACCGTCCTCGCCTTCTCCCTCCTGTACTTCGAACTCGACAGCGGCGGGCCGGCCGCCCGGACCCACCACATGCCCCCCACTCCGGCGCTCGCCTTCCCCCAGCACCTCAGCCCCGAACTGCAGGCCGCGGACTGGCGCCCCCACTACATCGACTACCTCTACCTTGGGTTCACCAATTCCACCGCGCTGAGCCCCACCGACGTCATGCCGCTCGCCCCGTGGGCCAAGAGCGTCATGACCCTCCAGTCCGTCCTCTCCCTCATGATCCTGGGACTCGTCGTCGCCAGGGCCGTGAACGTCCTGGCCTGA
- a CDS encoding ArsR/SmtB family transcription factor produces MDKVFKALSDATRRHLLDRLYVNNGQTLSELCDGLAMSRQAATQHLALLEAANLVSTTRRGREKLHYLNPVPLHEIQERWIDKFERPRLRTLSALKRKAEHAMSDKPQFVYTTYIEATADKVWEALTDPETTAAYWGHSNVSDWQPGSAWEHRRTDGSGIADVVGTVVEAIPGKRLVFTWAGPDEDRPDGPSTVTFDLRPLGDSVVRLTVTHENLRDEEEHRQASGGWSAVLSNLKTYVETGKPLSSPPWS; encoded by the coding sequence ATGGACAAGGTCTTCAAGGCTCTGTCCGATGCGACCCGCCGGCACCTGCTGGACCGGCTGTACGTGAACAACGGCCAGACGCTCAGCGAGCTGTGCGACGGCCTGGCGATGTCCCGTCAGGCCGCCACCCAGCACCTGGCTCTGCTGGAGGCCGCGAACCTCGTCAGCACGACCAGAAGGGGCCGGGAGAAACTCCACTACCTCAACCCCGTACCGCTCCACGAGATCCAGGAACGGTGGATCGACAAGTTCGAACGCCCGCGCCTGCGGACCCTGAGCGCACTGAAACGGAAGGCCGAGCACGCCATGTCCGACAAGCCGCAATTCGTCTACACCACCTACATCGAGGCCACCGCGGACAAGGTCTGGGAGGCACTGACCGACCCCGAGACGACCGCCGCCTACTGGGGCCACAGCAACGTCTCCGACTGGCAGCCCGGTTCCGCCTGGGAGCACCGCCGCACCGACGGCTCCGGCATCGCCGACGTGGTGGGCACCGTCGTCGAAGCCATCCCGGGCAAGCGCCTCGTCTTCACCTGGGCCGGCCCCGACGAAGACCGCCCGGACGGCCCCTCCACGGTCACCTTCGACCTCAGGCCGCTCGGCGACAGCGTCGTCCGGCTCACCGTCACCCACGAGAACCTGCGCGACGAGGAAGAGCACCGCCAGGCCTCCGGCGGCTGGTCGGCAGTGCTGTCCAACCTCAAGACCTATGTCGAGACGGGCAAGCCGCTGTCCTCGCCGCCCTGGTCCTGA
- a CDS encoding rodlin has translation MIKKMMATAAATASILGAGAAVAAPAMAIGNDNGINTVNGNGAQQIYGNQKTEGAQSPQLSLVQGTLNKPCIGLPVKVNAQSILAALNIGVQDVNVLSNPMNQQCTENSTQAKGDEPLSHILDNIPVLSGNLSAGS, from the coding sequence ATGATCAAGAAGATGATGGCCACCGCCGCCGCCACCGCGTCGATCCTTGGTGCGGGCGCTGCTGTGGCAGCCCCGGCCATGGCCATCGGCAACGACAACGGGATCAACACCGTCAACGGGAACGGTGCCCAGCAGATCTACGGCAACCAGAAGACCGAAGGCGCGCAGAGCCCGCAGCTCAGCCTGGTCCAGGGCACCCTCAACAAGCCCTGCATCGGCCTGCCGGTCAAGGTCAACGCCCAGTCGATCCTGGCGGCCCTCAACATCGGCGTCCAGGACGTCAACGTCCTGTCCAACCCGATGAACCAGCAGTGCACCGAGAACTCCACCCAGGCCAAGGGCGACGAGCCGCTCTCCCACATCCTGGACAACATCCCGGTCCTGTCCGGCAACCTCTCCGCCGGCAGCTGA
- a CDS encoding saccharopine dehydrogenase family protein: MRVLLVGAGGVGTAITRIAARRDFFDRFVVADYDLARAEAAVAALGEAGAGRFEARRVDASDQAAVAALLTEERCDVLLNATDPRFVMPLFEAALAADSHYVDMAMSLSRPHPGRPYAECGVKLGDEQFARAGAWEKSGRLALVGMGVEPGLSDVFARYAADELFDEVVEIGIRDGANLTVEGHEFAPSFNIWTTIEECLNPPVVYERDRGWFTTEPFSEPEVFDFPEGIGPVECVNVEHEEVLLVPRWVDARRVTFKYGLGEDFIGKLKTLHALGLDSTEPVTVRGADGTPVRVSPRDVVAACLPDPATLGDRMSGKTCAGTWVKGTKDGRPREVYLYHVVDNQWSMREYGSQAVVWQTAVNPVVALELMAGGVWAESGVLGPEALPPRPFLDLLTAYGSPWGVREQG, encoded by the coding sequence ATGCGTGTTCTGCTTGTGGGCGCCGGTGGCGTCGGTACCGCGATCACCCGGATCGCGGCCCGCCGGGACTTCTTCGACCGCTTCGTGGTCGCCGACTACGACCTGGCCCGTGCCGAGGCGGCCGTGGCCGCGCTCGGCGAGGCCGGCGCCGGCCGGTTCGAGGCGCGCCGCGTCGACGCCTCCGACCAGGCGGCGGTGGCCGCGCTCCTCACCGAGGAGCGGTGCGACGTACTGCTGAACGCCACGGATCCGCGGTTCGTGATGCCGTTGTTCGAGGCGGCGCTCGCGGCGGACAGCCACTACGTGGACATGGCGATGTCCCTGTCCCGGCCGCACCCGGGCCGACCCTACGCGGAGTGCGGGGTCAAGCTCGGCGACGAGCAGTTCGCGCGGGCCGGGGCTTGGGAGAAGTCCGGGCGGCTGGCCCTGGTCGGCATGGGCGTGGAGCCCGGACTTTCGGACGTCTTCGCCCGGTACGCGGCCGACGAACTCTTCGACGAGGTCGTGGAGATCGGCATCCGCGACGGGGCGAACCTGACGGTCGAGGGTCACGAGTTCGCCCCGTCCTTCAACATCTGGACGACGATCGAGGAGTGCCTGAACCCGCCCGTGGTCTACGAGCGGGACCGTGGATGGTTCACCACCGAGCCGTTCAGCGAGCCGGAGGTGTTCGACTTCCCGGAGGGCATCGGGCCGGTCGAGTGCGTCAACGTGGAGCACGAGGAGGTGCTGCTGGTCCCCCGCTGGGTGGACGCCCGGCGCGTCACCTTCAAGTACGGCCTGGGCGAGGACTTCATCGGCAAGTTGAAGACGCTGCACGCGCTGGGCCTGGACTCGACCGAACCGGTCACGGTGCGCGGCGCGGACGGTACGCCGGTACGGGTCTCCCCGCGCGACGTGGTCGCGGCCTGCCTGCCCGACCCGGCCACGCTGGGCGACCGTATGTCGGGCAAGACCTGCGCGGGGACCTGGGTGAAGGGCACCAAGGACGGCCGGCCGCGCGAGGTGTACCTGTACCACGTGGTGGACAACCAGTGGTCGATGCGCGAGTACGGTTCGCAGGCCGTGGTGTGGCAGACCGCGGTCAACCCGGTCGTGGCGCTCGAACTCATGGCCGGCGGAGTCTGGGCGGAGTCGGGCGTACTGGGCCCGGAGGCCCTTCCGCCGCGCCCGTTCCTGGACCTGCTGACCGCGTACGGCTCCCCCTGGGGCGTACGCGAGCAGGGCTGA
- a CDS encoding TetR/AcrR family transcriptional regulator, translating into MAKPVVPEESRRRRRPTRQGVVLSERLIVDTALRMLREHGSAGLSARRLGAALGADPSTLYRYFDGMDGLTLAIGEELIGRALDGWAITGQWRPDLRELGLRIHSAYLSHPQAAVLTAGRVTGRPREIAADEAVLGILRTAGFPDPEAVLIYHAFIDQSLAFAALDAGALALTEPARTSDEGQWESTYARLPADAYPHIAATRELLAARMNHSAYPVALDMLLASAEARLQALRAG; encoded by the coding sequence ATGGCCAAGCCCGTGGTCCCCGAAGAATCCCGCAGGCGGCGACGCCCCACCCGGCAGGGCGTCGTCCTGTCCGAGCGGCTGATCGTCGACACGGCCCTGCGCATGCTGCGCGAACACGGCAGCGCCGGCCTGTCCGCCCGCCGGCTCGGCGCCGCCCTCGGCGCCGATCCGAGCACCCTCTACCGGTACTTCGACGGCATGGACGGCCTCACCCTCGCCATCGGCGAGGAGCTCATCGGCCGCGCCCTCGACGGCTGGGCCATCACCGGCCAGTGGCGTCCTGACCTGCGCGAACTCGGGCTGCGCATCCACAGCGCCTACCTCTCGCACCCGCAGGCCGCCGTACTGACCGCCGGCCGCGTGACCGGCCGGCCCCGCGAGATCGCCGCCGACGAGGCCGTCCTCGGCATCCTGCGCACCGCGGGCTTCCCCGATCCGGAAGCGGTCCTGATCTACCACGCCTTCATCGACCAGAGCCTGGCCTTCGCGGCCCTCGACGCCGGCGCCCTCGCCCTGACCGAGCCCGCCCGGACCTCCGACGAGGGGCAGTGGGAGTCCACGTACGCCCGCTTGCCGGCCGACGCGTACCCGCACATCGCCGCCACCAGGGAACTGCTCGCCGCCCGCATGAACCACAGCGCGTACCCGGTCGCCCTGGACATGCTGCTCGCGAGCGCCGAGGCCCGGCTCCAGGCCCTGCGGGCCGGCTGA
- a CDS encoding APC family permease yields MAADTPPQTTPRSATGTATATAAPAAPGATPTEAATVGTAAPAGIAAPSGNGIPTAPAAAGALTPDAIGFLDALAIGLNATSPAYSLAAVIGPLVALVGVHAPGVMLASFVPMLLIASAFHFLNRADPDCGTTFSWVTRALGPTTGWLGGWAIAMTGVLVVGSLADVAVGFGLLAVGADGLADNTLLREALTVVLILLMSWLCVRGTEVSARFQNVLVLLQVLCLVVFAAVAVYRVYAGTGSLDAVRPSAGWLDPFGAGGPALTGGLLLGVFAYWGWESALNLTEETKDSANAPGRAGIWSTVVLLATYVAVAFAVVAYAGTAYLAGQADAEEDVFASLAREVLGGWDWILLLAVATSALASTQTTIIPASRTALSMARRRALPGAFAHIDARRGTPSTSTWWVTGTAIVWYVVIHRISENALADSLTALSLLIAFYYALTGIACAVWYRRRLLRGPGPFLLLGAGPLLGSAMLIWLLVESVGDMADPSNASSSTAWFGLGAPLVIALFLAGAGVVLMLLRRAASGAFWRERPGVAPEASVRRA; encoded by the coding sequence ATGGCCGCAGACACCCCGCCGCAAACCACCCCCCGATCCGCCACGGGGACCGCCACGGCCACCGCCGCGCCCGCAGCACCGGGCGCCACGCCCACCGAAGCCGCCACGGTCGGTACGGCCGCCCCGGCCGGCATCGCGGCCCCGAGCGGAAACGGCATACCGACGGCACCCGCTGCGGCCGGGGCCCTCACACCGGACGCGATCGGCTTCCTCGACGCCCTCGCCATCGGCCTCAACGCCACCTCGCCCGCCTACTCGCTGGCCGCCGTCATCGGACCCCTCGTCGCCTTGGTCGGCGTCCACGCGCCCGGAGTGATGCTCGCGTCCTTCGTTCCCATGCTGCTGATCGCCTCGGCCTTCCACTTCCTCAACCGGGCCGATCCCGACTGCGGCACGACCTTCTCCTGGGTCACCCGCGCCCTCGGCCCCACCACGGGATGGCTGGGCGGCTGGGCCATCGCGATGACCGGGGTGCTCGTCGTGGGCTCGCTCGCCGACGTCGCCGTCGGATTCGGCCTGCTCGCCGTCGGGGCCGACGGCCTGGCCGACAACACGCTGCTCCGCGAGGCCCTCACCGTCGTGCTGATCCTCCTCATGTCCTGGCTCTGCGTACGGGGCACCGAGGTGTCGGCCCGCTTCCAGAACGTGCTCGTGCTGCTCCAGGTCCTGTGCCTCGTCGTGTTCGCGGCCGTAGCCGTGTACCGCGTGTACGCCGGCACGGGATCCCTGGACGCCGTCCGCCCGTCCGCAGGCTGGCTCGACCCCTTCGGGGCGGGTGGCCCCGCGCTCACCGGCGGACTGCTGCTCGGCGTCTTCGCGTATTGGGGCTGGGAATCCGCCCTCAACCTGACCGAGGAGACCAAGGACTCCGCCAACGCCCCCGGCCGGGCCGGCATCTGGTCGACGGTGGTACTGCTGGCGACGTACGTGGCCGTGGCCTTCGCGGTCGTCGCCTACGCCGGCACCGCCTACCTCGCCGGACAGGCCGACGCGGAGGAGGACGTCTTCGCCTCGCTCGCCCGCGAGGTGCTCGGGGGCTGGGACTGGATCCTGCTCCTCGCCGTGGCCACCTCCGCCCTCGCCTCGACGCAGACGACCATCATCCCGGCCTCCCGTACGGCACTGTCCATGGCCCGCCGCCGGGCCCTGCCCGGCGCATTCGCGCACATTGACGCCCGTCGCGGCACACCGAGCACCAGCACCTGGTGGGTCACCGGCACCGCGATCGTCTGGTACGTCGTCATCCACCGGATCAGCGAGAACGCCCTCGCGGACTCCCTCACCGCACTGTCGTTGCTCATCGCCTTCTACTACGCCCTCACCGGCATCGCCTGCGCCGTCTGGTACCGGCGCCGGCTGTTGCGGGGGCCGGGCCCCTTCCTGCTGCTCGGCGCGGGTCCCCTGCTCGGCTCGGCCATGCTGATCTGGCTGCTGGTCGAGTCCGTGGGCGACATGGCCGACCCGAGCAACGCCTCCAGTTCGACCGCTTGGTTCGGGTTGGGTGCCCCGCTGGTCATCGCGCTCTTCCTGGCCGGCGCCGGGGTGGTGCTGATGCTGCTGCGCAGGGCCGCGTCCGGAGCCTTCTGGCGCGAACGCCCGGGCGTGGCCCCCGAGGCTTCGGTCAGGCGGGCGTGA